The following DNA comes from Sorex araneus isolate mSorAra2 chromosome 5, mSorAra2.pri, whole genome shotgun sequence.
TTGTTTGCCTGTTTCATTCCTTTTATTGCTTAAGTGCCACATAGAACTTCCACAGAAGAGATTCTTTGTTCTACCAAAATTGAGTAAATTTTATCACTTTGATCTTTCCAGGCTAGGTGAAACTCACCTCTGTTATTGCACTTAAGACATGGAATTGAAGTTCCTGATTGTTGAAAGGTTTAATTGCATATAGCATAGAAACACAAACATTGCCTtagagattttttctttttttttcttttttttgctttttgggtcacactcagcaaatgctcaggagatactcctggctttgaactcaggaatcactcctggtggtgctcaggggaccatgtgggatgctgggaatcaaaacagggtcagtctcgtgcaagacaaacgccccaccctctgtgctattgctccagtcacaagACTTAGAGAATAATTTTTGACTGAAGAAATTATATTTGCTTTGTGATGAAATATGTTGTACTCACAAGTGATACACATATTTTTTCctatcttaatatatatatatatatattaagtttcAAGAATATCTTTTATTTACCAACAGACCGCAAGTCCATTTCTAGGTACTTCTTTGTCTTGTATTGCTTCAGCTTAAAAACAGAAACTAATCCTCAGACTCAGATCCATCATCATCTTGACTGATCTGGAAGTAGCGGACTTCGTAGGTTTCCTTGTCAGATGCAACTACACGAAGCCAATCACGGAGAATATTCTTCTTAAGGTATTTCTTGGTAAGATATTTTAAGTATCTTTTAGAGAACTGTTTCTCAGAAACAACAGTGATTTTATTCTTCAGGCATTCAATGTGAACAACATTCCCGAGATTTCCAGTTTTTCCATTCACTTTAACCTTCTCTCGCAGAAACTGTTCAAAATTTCCCGAGTCAAAATTCCCATTTTCTACAGGATGCGTAAGATCCAAATTAAACTTCCAAGTTGCCCTCTTAGGCTTCTTGTCTTTCGGTGCCATATTGGCTGCTCACCACGTGCTCCAAGAGCctaacttaatattttttaaaagttgcattCTACTTTGCATTCCGTTCCaccttttattttgatgttttatctGAAAGTGTCTAGAAACCGTGGCGATGGGAGGTCTCCCCTAGTAAGTGCTGATCACTGATTAAAACCGCACTTAATGAAATGTGTTCAGAAACACATAGTAATATTTTTGGAAATGTTTTTCTCCTGCTCTTTATCCAATTAATGAAGCATTTGTATCCATGGGTACCCCTGCTGTTAAGTGGTTAGCTTTCTCCTTTAGctttaattaaatgttttcagttaaggagacttttttaaaacatatttaatcaCAAACAAGTGAAAAATATCCAGATTCCCTGCGGTATTTTTCCCAGTTTTCCAACTATATTTGAGAAAAGCATGTAGTAAAAGCCTCACCTCACTCTCTCACGTTTATAGATTTGAACTCCTAGAATATTTGCTGGAATATTTGGTCACAGtttccaagcactaccagattGTAAAATAAGCGTCACATCAAGCCATTTACCATATAAAATGAAACTGCTACTCGTTGAATTTAGTTAAAATAACATTAGCAGAACTGAATGTATCAAAGaatcatttctaattttaaattgaaaacaattttcaatttattccataaattatttttagagtaaATTGTAGTATACATTTTAACTTCATGTGctttatatttttgtgaaaatagaTATCCTGTTGTTCTTTCTTCCCTAAAAACAAATACTACTGCCATTGCTGTATTATTTATAAACTCTGGAAATTTTTGATACTTCTGAGGAAGTAAAACAATTTTTGATTAGTGAATAATATCAGGTATTAAAATGAACATTATAATCTATTGACTCTGGACACTAATTGACTATTTTTCTATTGACTTTCTCTGTTAATCTATTGACTCTGGACTCTGTTACTAGGGTAACAAGAAAACTTTGattgcttcatttttaatttttttttaaatttttaatttaatttaatttaatttatttattttttgctctttacgtcacaccaggcaatgcacaggcattactcctggctttgcactcaggaattactcctggtggtgctcaggggaccatatgggatgctgggaatcgaacctgggtcggccgcatgcaagacaaatgccctacccgctgtgctatcgctccagcccctgattgctACATTTTAAGTTCACCAAATATTATATATGGTATTATATAATAGCAAGATTTGTTGTATACATTGTAGGTTCTTTTgggagagtcacacccagctgtgctcaaggcttattcctagctctgcactcaaggatcactcctgggaaggcTCAAGGAAGCCTACAGcagctggaaatcgaacccaggtttgccttgtgcaaggcaagtaccttactatTTCTTCAGTTCCAATAACAacattaaatatatgtgtatatagtatCAAATGGAACCATAATCaagttttaattaaacatttaccTTCGATGTATCTGATACATTTTCAAATAGTGGAAAACTATACTACAAAAATGTTGAATAATTTGGCTCTCTAGATAAAAATAAGGGCTGGGGAGCTAGCACAGAGGGTATAGCATTTACCTTTCACAAGTCCAACCCACAttccattcttctgtccctctaggatagcctggcaaggtactgagtttatactgctcacacggcagagcctggcaagctacccatggcgtattggatatgccaaaaacagtaacaagtctcacaatggaaacattactggtgctcactcaagcaaattgatgaacaatgggacgacagtgctacagtgctacagatataggTGCACGAAGCTCCCCAAATATAATTTCTAACTGATATAATTTCTAACTAGTCTGTGTTCACTGATCTAGTAGTGCCAATATCTTGCATTAATCTATACATTGATACATTTGGGATCTCTTATCATTTATCTCAGAAAAACTTGTAGCACAGTAACACTgcatccgttgttcattgatttgctcgagcgggcaccagtaaagtctccattgtgagacttgttgctgttttggccacaggtagcttaccaggttctgctgtgcgggcagaaatctttctttccatcttcatTCTCAAAATCAACTAGATGGATGACATGGTCTCTGTTAgttattctcattttctcttacagatttttaaattttctctctgaAACTCTGTTACTGGGATACTCTATCTATTCTCTATGTTTTTATGTACAATATATAACTTTCACACATCTAGCATTTATCAGCGCATCTTTCATTCTGTTACCAAgtgacagtcactgtcatcctgttgctcattgatttgtttgagcaggcaccagtaatgtctatcattgagagacttactgttactgttttgggcatatccaatacacaatggtagcttgccaggctctgccatacgggctccatactcttggcagcttgccgggctttccgagaggggcggaggaatcgaactcgggtcggctgcgtgaaaggcaaacgcccaactgctgtgctatcactccagcccgttacCAAGTACCTTTCAAAATATTGGTCTGCTTGGTCTATATCTATCACCCAAAAGTCACGTACTTGGATATCTGCTACCTTTAGATATCCAAAGTACTTAGGAAAGACTGATGAGATGTTTTCTTGTCTGCCACCCACTGAAGTATGTTATAagttaaaatacaataaataaaatacaataaatgtaTAAGCTGATAGAAACTTGTTGATGGATACATCAgccactattatttttaaattgtagtttttaataatttcaataattttcatttttgatattTACCCATTATTTGTATACTAAAGTTTTATTGCTTTTACAGTATCCGGAAATTTCAATGGAACTTAGCAATTATAAACCACAATTTGAAAGTGTTCAGACTCTCTTATTTATGATAAAACTTTTTGCTGATTATAAAAGCCCTCTACTGAGGAGAGGTTTTCATGCATTCCTAAAATGACTGACGTCCATAAGGCTACAAATTCAATTGAATGCAAGGGCTATTGATTCTTCTAAATTATTACATTAAACTAAACTACCATCCTGACAAAGCAAGTGTAGAAAATCACTTCAGCTCAGCTCAGAGCCTGAAACTGTAAAATTGACCAGATCCCAAACACTGTAAGATTCATCATAGAATTAGAGTGCTAATCATAAACAGATGCAGAATGGGTCACAAAGATCTAACAGAAGCCATAGAACACCTATAATGTTTGATACAAGCAAATATCAGTAACACTAGTTTCGGAGCCCATATTAAAACTGATGTCAAAAGAATGTCAAAACTTTGACTTCcagaaaaagtcattttttttttgttacacttgaattttttttcaagaacctATTATTGTATAAGGTAGTGGTAAAAGATAACTGTCCGTCAAAATACtcgtgaaaaaataaaatagccatttaaaaaatttcagggatagagagatagtatagcaggtaagtctCAGTTTGCGTGGTACTGACACAGATTTGATgcctatagtcccctgaacctgcaaggagtgattcctgagtgcagagccagaagtaagccctaagaagaGTTGGGTGGAGCccctaaaatgaaatttaaaaaatctcttattCTTTATTCTGACGTGAATTACCAGTGGTTATCTGCCATAAGTAATATCAGTTGGAGCTACAGTTACCCAGAGATGGGTCAGGGCTGAAATATTCAACATGACTTGCTCTTTTAATTTTGATTGATGCAGCACTCTGTTGGTAGCTTCAGTCAGTCTATCAGTGAGTATGCTCAGCTGCCCTCACACACCCTTTGCACACAGTGAGGTCCTCTCAGAGCATGACAGCTGTTTCCATAGCAAATGTTTTTACGTGCATAAAACAGGGCCCAAAAGactgagcaataatatagcaggtaggccatttgctttacatgtgatAGACCTGGGTgtatccccagaacctcatatggttccctgatcctagcaggattgatccctgagagcagagccagtagtgaacATTGAGCACGTCCAGCTGTGTACCCCCCcaaacagagaaacaaacaaaaaacaaaacagggaccAGTGGTTAAGTCAATGGCCTTTCACACAGATGACTCTGGTttaatctcaggcaccacatatgacctCCTGAATACttccatgagtaagccctgagcacagacacaagaGTAATCTCAGAGTACCACCATGTATGTCCCACTCTACCCACCACTAAAAAGTGCCAAAATAGAAGGTGCAGATCAGTGACTCAAACTCACAGCTGCACAATGTCATTCTTGATTCTTTATCTTAAATCCAAAAAATTAATATGATAAGCCAAGGTTCAAATGTACAAAATAGAGTTTATCACGTAGCGTGGGAAATCACACACAATCATCACTAAATCACATACACACAACTGTCAACTAAAATCATGCCTTCTAAAAATGCACATCATGCACATCTGTTGTCATAagtaaacaatatttattttttagcatatGTTAAATCAATTaagctttttaataaaatatttttttacttttgctttttgggtcacacccagaggtgctcaggggttgctcctggctctgcaggaggACCATTTGGAATGttacggattgaacctgggctggccgaatgcaaggcaaataccctatccgctgtattaTCACCCCTGCCACCAATAAAAGcatttgatatgacttttggTGTGAATAATTATCGTTGACCTCACATATAATTTATTAGATAAATGCAATTCAATAGTGCTTAATATTATAAAGTtactaatattttatgttatagaaagcttaaatatttaaaatttaaatcaacaaTGTTTTTCAAAATGTCTAAAAAAATAGAATCTATAATTTAAATGTTCTAGATGATGCCAAATCTTACTATCTTATCAATTATTTAATCTCACATCTAACAAAAATGTTTTGCTTAGGAATCCATCCTggaggtttatatatatatatatacacatatatgtatatatatatgtttcaagtattttataaaacatagttTTATGGAAGTAGAAAAAGTTGAGGAAGGtatcctaagcagtgctcaaaggaatACCCACCCACTCTAGAGAGAATTACCATATGGTTCAATGGTTCAGATCTGGCAATGCAGTAATGTTTGACCGGTGGGCCTGGGAGCTACTAAGATATTCCTTAGCAGTGTTTCTGGAGTTTTTCCAGgcccatacctggaggtgctcaggagtccatgtgCTGAGGATTCAATTGAGTACATGATGTTAATTCAAATCATGTGTTCCCGACCACTGAACCATTTACCTAGACACTTGAAgcattactggctctgtgctcagaagtgatacCTAGGTTTCTCCAAGGACCATATTTAGTGTTAGGTACCGAATTGGGGTTTGTGTCAtgccataatttaaaaaaaagcataatgaagactttatatttaaataaataattcattcgAAGTAAAAATTTAGATGTGAGTTATCATTCTCTTTCTTAAAAGTTTTCTAATGAAGAAACTGGAATTATGAAAAAGTTGTCAAACTTTGCAGCCTTTCTTAAAATTTTGCCCTGCAGGATAGGTCTAAAGAAGACTTATTTTCACCATGAAGTTCTCTGAACAGGGAGACATCTTTTCTTTCCATATGCTTTCTTCATAAGCCAAACCTAAATGGTTGTTTTAAGTCTAGATTTAAATGAACATGAGAGCTGTGATTTTTTTGTGACACCATTGCTTATTCAATTGCAAGAGATGATAATTTCTAAGTAGTTCAAATATATATTGCTATTTTGGACTtacataattaatattaaaaagctGAGGAACTCATGATGAACATCTGTTTTgttgggaagatagctcaaagggttctATGTTCTATCAAATGTCTTGAACAAATAAAGTTCAAAGTTTGATCACTAATTTCCCTTGTACCCACTTTCCTAGGTGAAGTTCAATTAGtacctgagtatctctgggaagTTAATGTCCCACAGCAGCCAATTTGAGTGTGAAGAATCTCCAAACACCAGAGCACAGTTGAGAATAGGACAGAATACACATGTTCTCTAAAATCATGAAATTAATTTTGGGGTAGTTAAAGAATTTTTCctagaaaatattcatttatatgcatTAATTATTAGggaaacaacaaaactaaattCAAGTGAATTCTAAATGCTAGGAAAAAGTAGCATAGTTTTGCAATATTCTGTAGAAAAGTAAAGTAGCTCTTGTACCCCGCTGCCCTGGGAGAAACAGCCCCCAAGTCAGCACCCTGCTGGCTCTTCAAGACCCCTACCCCCACTTTGCCGTCCCACTGCCAGTCATCTTTAGCGCCGCCCTAATTCACCCCTCCTGCCCAGGTAACCGTGAAGGCCCTCTTGCACCCCGAAGCCCTGGGAGAAACAGCCCCCAAGTCGGCGCCCTGTCGGCTTGGGCTCCTGAAGACTTCGGCTCTGCTTCTCCACTAGGTTGTGGGGATGTGTCCTTATGTCAGgaggcgtggtctcaaaaggagCGTGGCCCCTCTCTGAAGCTGCTGCCGCAGTTGTTTCTCCCCTCTCACTGCATTGCTCACTTACGTCACAATCTATGTAACCTACTCCTTTTAAGAACACCCTGGCTTTCTTATCACTATATGCCAATTGTCAACTACCCTATCCCATCCTAACTTtataaaaactgtcagtgaacacaagaagcttcACAAAAAAACCTTTATAAAGAGATTACAAATTCAAGTCTTCAATAGGGGCCCTACATAAGCCAGGAAGAGCGCCTGAGGGTAAGGCCTAtaacaacatgaaaaaacagtgaaaattcccaccaccaggagagaatgaagaaaaactcacagaagcctcaacaggaactacccacaaatacaacctcctctcagatagtggattcagagaggaaatcatgaaaaTGATTGACaatctcaaagcaactatggaacagacatccaataaattcagGGAGGATATGAACGCAGCATTGGAACAGACCACCGAGataatacgggaagaaatgagagcagaaatctcaaagctacgaacagaagtgactcaattagaggaatcggtagatgaaataaaaaacgcAGTAGgaaccctcaacagtagaatgacttcagccgaagacagaatcagtgagcttgagtatgagctacagaaagcatataggcaacaacaaataatggcaaaagacctcaaaaatgGCTCTATggcaaattagagtcctaggggatgacctcaagaggaataatataagaatcatgggagtaccagaagcacagggaactaatcccaatgaaaaaaacacagtcaaagacatcattgctaagaaattcccagaactaggcattcagatccaaggagctcaaagggtgccagctagaagagaccacAATAAAAattctccaagacatatcatagtcacaatgatggatgccatggatagagacacaatactgcaagcagcaaggtcaaagaaggaaatcacatacaaaggagcaccccttagatttacagcagacctatcagaggaaaccctccaaacccgaagacaatggtggaataaggcctataaaagtgaaaaaactcaatgaagtgaatgcctcaccaagaatactttatttaaacttgaaggaaccatacattacttcatggataaataacagctcaggaacttcatagactcaaaaccaaacttaaaagaaggactaaaggggctactgtaagacaaggaaaaaccctacaagaacaacaaaccctacagaaagatgatacaaaatcccatgacaataatctctctcaatgtcaatggcctagaCGCACCAATTAAATGACACACTGTAGCAAAATGGATTCCgaaacagaacccaacattctgctgcgtacaagaaacacacctgaccagtcagagcaaacacagactcaaaatcaaaggatggaaaacaatcctgccaGCAAATAATTCCCTCAAACAAGCtgtggtggccatactagtatacgACAACATTAGATTTCAGaatgaaaaaggttagaagggacagcaaaggtcattttctactcatcaagggatatgtacaacaggaagaaatcacaatcctaaatgtatatgctacctaatgagcgaccagctaaatacttaaaacaactcctagcagaatttaGTGGGAAAatcactagcaccatgatagtagttggagacttcaacactgccttatcacctctgggtagacaaaaaagaaaaaacctcagcaaggaaacaaaagCTCTGAAGGATAGAGGGCtagtagacctatacagggctttacaccccaaaaagaaagaatacattttttttcccagtgcacaaggaacattctccaaaatatatcacgttctgggtcacagatcatacctcaatagaatcgggaagatagaaattatatcaactatcttttcagaccatgatgcgctgaagatagaagctaatctcacacagacacggagaaccaaatcaaacacctggaagttaaccaactcattgttcaacaatgaaTCGGTcatgaagaaaatcaaggaagaagtcaaaagataccttgaaacaaatgagaatgaagacacaagttaccagaacctatgggacacagatAAAGCtgcattaaggggaaaatttatagccctacaagcatttctcaggagggaagaaagagcctACATAAATgacttgacttcgcagctcaagatctcaGAAAAGGACCCAAACCGgagcgaaggaaagaaataataaaacttagagcagaaagtgacggcatggaaacccaaaaaacaatctgaaagatcaatgaaacaaagagctgattctttgagaaaataaataagatcgataaacaactagcaagactcacaaagaaagagagagagaaccctaataaatagaatcagaaatgaaaagggagacatcacaacagaaactaatgaaattcaaaagatcatcagagactactttgaaagtctgtatgccaaaaaacaagagaacctagaagaaatggataaattcctggattcctacaacctcccaagactgagccaagaaaacttggaatacttgaacagacccattaatatcaagggaattgaaactgtaatcaaaagtctccccccaaaaaaaagctcaggcccagatggtttggccagcgaattcttccaaacatttaaagaagacctgttgccaattctcttcaagcttttccaggaaattgaaaaaaacaggcactctcccaaacagtttctatgaagcacatatctcccaaatacctaaagcaaataaagacactgctaacaaggaaaacttcaggccaatatccctgatgaacacagatgtgaagctcctcaacaaaatactagcaaatagaatccaacaactcatcaaaaagattatacatcatgaccaagtcagattcattcctgggatgcaaggatggtttaatatatgtaaattaatcaacataatccatcgcatcaacaaaagtaaatataaaaaccatatgatcatttcagtagatgcagagaaagcatttgacaagatccagcatcaatttatgatgaaaactctcaccaaaatgagttttggaagaactttcctcaagatagtcaaagccatctatcacaaacccgtggcaagcactttcctcaatggagaaaaactaagggcctttcctctaagatcagggtcaagataaggatgcccactctcaccacttctgttcaacatagtactggaagtacttgcgatagcaattaggcaggaaaaagacattaagggcatccagataggaaaggaagtaatcaagctctcactattcacagatgacatgattctatacctagagaatcctaaaacctccattaagaaactcctagaaacaatagacttctacagtaaagttgcaggctataaaatcaatacccaaatatccatggccttcctatatgcagtgagatagaggaaaatgacataaaaaaatgccattcacaattgtgccccagaatatcaagtacctcggaatcagcctaactaaagaggttaaggatctgtacaaagaaaactacaaaaccctactccatgaagtaaaagaagacacgaagacatggaaaaatattccctgctcatggataggaagacttaacattgtcaaaatggcaatactccctaaagcactatatgGATTCAATGTGATTCCCATAAGGATacacatgaaattcttcaaagaaatagaccaagcaatcctgaaattcatatggaacaacacatgcccatgaatagctaaagcaattcttgggaaaaagacgatgggaggcatcaccctcgcCAACCTTAAGCTCTACtaaaaagtggtaacaattaaaacagcatggtattggaacaaaagcagagccacagaccaatgaaacagggtggaatatccctacataccaccccaattgtatgaacaccaaatttttgataagggagcaagaaatatgaagtggagcaaggaaagcctttttaacaaatggtgctggcataactggtcaacctcatgcaaaagaatgggcttagacctttacctgacaccatgcacaaaagccagatcaaaatggattaaagacctcaacatcataccacaatccataaggtacattgaagacaaggtcggaaatactctccacgatattgaagccaaagtatcttcaaagatgacatggaactaagcaatcgagtagaaacagaaataaactaatgggactatattaaactaagaagcttctgcaccgcaaaagacacagtgacccgaataaaaagtcaatctacagaatgggagaggatattcacccaatacccatctgataaggtgttgatatcaagggtatatgaatataaggcactggttgaaatctacaagaagaaaacatccaacctcaacagaaaatggagcgaagaaatgaacagaaactttctcaaggaagaaatatgaatggcccaaaggcacatgagaaaatgctctacatcactaatcatcagggagatgcagatcaaaacaactatgagataccacctgacaccacagagactggcacatgtccaaaagaacagaagcaactgctgttggcatggatgtggggagaaagggatcctcctacactgctggtgggaaagccaactggctcaacccttctggaaaacaatatggtcactcctcaaaaaattagaaatcaatctcccatttgacccagcaattccacttctgggaatatatcccaaagaggcaaatagatatagtcaaaatgacatctgtacctgtatgttcatcgcagcactgtttatgatagccaaaatctggaaaaaacccaaattcccaagaacagatgactggctaaagaaactttggtacatctacacaatggaatactaggcagctgtcagaaaagatgaagtcatgaactttgcatacaagtggatccacatggaaagtatcatgctaagtgaaatgagtcagaaagagagagacagacatagaagaatttcACTCATCTGCTGAACATAAAACAACATaatggaggactaacacccaagaataacagaaataagtatcatatttgctccatggcttggagaccagcctcacatgctgggggaaagggcaactcagatagagaagggaataccaagcaaaaatatggtgggaggacccactcgggatgggagaggcgtgctcagagcagactataaATCGAACACATTGGctacccaagacctccattgctaagcacaatgcccaaagggagagagggaacagaggggaatgctctgccaaagaggcTGGGTGGAaagggggatggggtgagagtgggtgggagggatgatgtgGTCATCAGCGGAggatgggcacttgtggagggacagatactcaagctgtatatgacagaaacacaagcacaagaatatgtaaacctgtatctgtatccccaaggtgattcagtaataaaaaaaataaatttaaaaaaagtaaagtagcCCACTCGCAGCGCCcaccgctccagtatgaccgaggaggccaaaagagctactttggacaccagcagccccctgaaaaacttgcagtatgtgaactgagtggtccgccaggctgcccctgcgggggcccggcgttcctctcttttttttttaatctctctctctctctctcaacccctcctgggcacagcacagcctccaccccacttctctgagcacaacaTGGAGACACAGACCCAAATGGGCGGCGCGGCTTGTGGGAGATCGAGGGgcagggaagtaccggtctcaGCCCACCgcggacacttaaggacagtgcagccacgtgggcttcccactcaccgcgcccgccgctccagtatgaccgatgaggccaaaagagctactttggacaccagcagcccactgaaaaacttgccaggctgcccctgcgggggcccagtatctctctaggttttcccatcttatgagcactataaaagggtaaaagattgtagcgagagaatttcaggcagaattttccctggactttatacagaaaccccaaaccgcATGGCTGCTGCCGTCGCCgcacgacctaatatcatctaatcatcagcaatatgaaatggttcctttttaacgggtcagacTATGGTGGGAAATCCTAAGAATAgtagtcttttgttgaaatattgagggcaatcaaagtggtagccatctctctag
Coding sequences within:
- the LOC101541674 gene encoding 60S ribosomal protein L22-like 1, translating into MAPKDKKPKRATWKFNLDLTHPVENGNFDSGNFEQFLREKVKVNGKTGNLGNVVHIECLKNKITVVSEKQFSKRYLKYLTKKYLKKNILRDWLRVVASDKETYEVRYFQISQDDDGSESED